Part of the Lepidochelys kempii isolate rLepKem1 chromosome 8, rLepKem1.hap2, whole genome shotgun sequence genome is shown below.
CCTCTTGGAGAGATGGAATAACTATGTCAACGGAGATACCCCTTTCGTCCGTGTAGGAAGTGTCTGccctacagcggcacagctgcagcgccaTATAGTGCTGCTGTAGCAGCTTTATTATAGACATACTCTTACAGTTAAGGAGACGATAGACAATGGCAAATGCTTCTCCTGCATTTATTTCCTGTTGGGGCTAGCTGGAGGATCACAGAATCTTCACTCCAAAATAAGGCTGGCTTTGCTCTGGTGTTCTTTTAGGTGCTGGGTAAAAGTCAATATCCTGGGTATTTCCCCCGTAACCCAAGAATTTTACTCCTTCACTGGTTCTTTGGGGCTTTGTTGTTTAACATAATTTCTCTCCATTATCTTCTGAGAAATGATGCTATTTATCAATGAGGGATGCTCCTTTTGTAGTTCTGAATTCTCTAATGTAACCATCTGAGATGCAGGGGCTGGTATAGGTTTGGGCTTGGCAGCACAGCGTACTGATTGATAGGCTCTAACCagctctctttttccttctccaaggTGAACCGTTCTCCAACCCTCTGGCCCCAGATGGCCATGAGGTGGATGATTCCCACTCCTTCAGTCAGTGAGTATAAAAGCTTTTGCTCTCTGTTTCCTTCAAATAGAAAGGTAGTGGGCACAATATGGTGTACTGTGGGGAAGAAGGATTTGGGTACTGTTTCTGTGATGCAGTCAAACTCTTAGCACCAGttaatagatttcaaggccagaaagggaCCATTATGCTCATCTAGTGTGATGTGCTGCATAATGCAGATAATAGATTTCTCCAAGCCCAATCACATGTAGCTGAACTagggcatatcttttagaaagacatctaatcttgatttaaaactccAACTCAACCCCTGGCTAGTCCCCTCCTCCGATTTGCCCCCTTGGTAaattatcctcactgtttaaaaatgtgcatcttatttccagtttgaacatTGTGAAACTCAGGTGAATATGGGCAATCCAGTGCAGGCTGCAATGTCACAATGTGGCCAAGCACATGCagggaaaaataaagacaaaactgCTCTCAGCAGGAGTGTGTGATGGTCTTGTTATCGTGGTTACAATGAAACATGATTCTTCCTTCTCCTAGATCCAAGCTGACCAATGAAGACTTCCGAAAGCTTCTTATGACCCCGCGGGCTGCGCCGACATCCGCACCCCCGTCCAAATCTCGCCATCATGAGTAAGTAGATTTCATTAATCCTTCACTGCTCTTTGACTGAACGTGAACTCATTAGTCTCAAGCAGCTAATATATATCTTACTCTTTCTTCCCTGCACTCCAGTACTGACTAACTTGCTCTGTATGTTGTATATGCATTGGGGATGGGGAAACCCGTAATATCAGAAACGGCATGAAGAGAGTGTGGATGCAATAGACTTATTAAAACAAGCATGGGAACCCCAAGGTTTGTCTTTGGTTCTCATGTTGAACCCTTTTGCTTTCTCCCTCCCTGTTGGTACAACTGAGTTAGGTGTTCTATTGGGCAGAAATCTAACTACCCTGCTCCAAATATATCTAGCTTTGGACATCTAAGTGTTAGACCTTTCAAGCCCAAGTCCATGTGTAACTGCCGCCTTTAGTACCTCCTGTTCTGTGGGTATCTGCCATTTGTGATGACTGTGGTTTTTCTGTTCTCTCCAGGATGCCCCGGGAGTACAATGAAGATGAAGATCCAGCTGCTcgcaggaggaagaagaaaaggtaAATGGGGAATGTGCTGTAGCAAAAGCCACCTTCACCTGTCAGCCAGCTGCTGCCCTTTCTTTAGAATGCAGAAAGGGACCCTAAGTGGCCTGGAATATCAGTGGGTTCTGGACTGATGACAAAGGAACCAAATGATGTTAGAAGCACTCTGATAGGGAGGTTGTCACTTTTCACAGCCACCAAAGTGATTGCACCAGGGGAGCAGTAGGATGGTGCCACAAATTGCTTAGCTTGCCCCTAGGAAGATGTTAGGTGAGAGCACCTGACATGGCTGCTCTCTGTGGGGGTGAGTTAGGACAATATAGGGGTATTCGCCCCATTCAGGATTTTCCTTCAAGTATTGAACTCATTATGGTGCATTTACACCGTTTGTGTGCAGAGTGGGTTTTTCACTTTTAAAgcttgttagccgacggccaaggatgtttggtgaggtgccagctatgcccgtttataccatccgtgactttaaccgctagaacgcactgtcccttcgcggcgagcagcccgggctaggctgacggatgctccaaggtcctaaccacccatgactttaactgctagagctcagagctccttggcagcgggcagccaggattgactgacaggtgccccaagcgtttgccccgtggaggcggcacaactcaatgctaggctcttagtactctcacctaatggccaggctttagagccaaaacggctgaggttctttaattgtgttggctgctttacagtaaaccagagaaaacaagtcaggcttatgcacaaatggttaccaaaatttattaagctagattctaatcatgtggttacaaaattgctagtgcctacttatttaaatgtagagatgttacacacacaaacaagttacaaaactgaagccacaatcccaaagaaagaaaacaaagtatagagctctatttcaaaatatgtgtacactaaagataggagatcaggtgtgggtgcttcttaccctccttgcatctctcgattccagcggtgccaagccaggatcggtcactcaattccgcggaaagacgaataagggacaaggcttagggaccctcttagctgcagaagccttgggaggctgtcacttatctgaccagcagatagatagtgaaaagcactcaaaaatcatggtgctgtaggtcccctacttatacctctgtactcctttattctctttctcctttcttatgccaaattgaggctggtctgtctgggtgacgccagctttcgcaagagtagtttacacttgcaagggagagaaacaataagtgtcgactactggacatttcttttatcagggtaaatattttcccacctaggatgttggtgtgtgtgcatcatgctatttagtaggggctaagagccatgtctgtcacagggcctctgcctgctgtgagcttaatcgttgtatctgctcccagaggcacattgtagcagcacacctgtgcttttcacagcttcaaaggctgtgctggaatatatgttaagtgccctgttccagcttcctcctgtgtttccagcaatgctggtctgcgGGGGGgcgctggctgtctggctacaaagCTACTCTGTTCCTCAGCAATATCTTGCTATTACAATGTTATTTTGTTAACCATTTTCCATACAAACTGTGTCCCCAAATGCTGTAGAGGTAAAAATATGAAGAGTGGTAAGTGAGGAACAAAAGTTGTTTTGTCTTCCACTGAGATGTGAGGACTGGTTGGAGCTGAGAATTACAGGAAGACTGTCCTGGACAAGTGTTGCTGCTGAGGAGAAAACTATTGCACCTACAGTGAAGAGATTCTGGAAGGGGACAGATGAGGCCAGTGCCAGATGAGTAGAAGGAATGAGAAGGGCAGTAGAGTGAGACAAGGTCTAGGAGAGTCTGCAGCAAGTCCATTAAGGGTTTTAAAATCAAGCATCTTCAAATGAATGGGGAGCCACTGGAAGTGTCTGAGGATGGGGCTACGTGGCTGAAGGATGGCAGCAGTATTTTCTACATGCTGGAGTCTGGAGAGTTGGGACTTTAGGGACCATGGAGAAGGGAGTTGGGCTAGCTGTGGCAAAGCAGCTAAAAGCGTGGCTGAGAATTGAAgcggaggtggagtggaggcagtGGCCCACACAGTACAGTGTTCTGGGAATGGGAACAGATTGGTGATGTCGCCTGGTCAGtattttttaaacacaatggATTAGCTCAAACGCTTCTCCCTTTCTCTGCCTCCAGCTATTATGCAAAGCTGCGGCAGCAGGAGATTGAACGAGAGAGGGAGCTGGCTGAGAAATACAGGGATCGAGCCAAGGAGAGAAGAGACGGTGTCAACAAAGACTACGAGGAAACAGAGCTGATTAGCACGACTGCCAACTACAGGGCAGTGGGACCCACTGCAGAAGCGTAAGTTAGCCTGAGTCCAGGCATTGTGAGGGagctccagcccagagcagagcttgTGTAACATGCTCCCTTCTCATTATGCAGGGATAAGTCAGCAGCTGAGAAGAGGCGACAGCTGATCCAGGAATCCAAGTTCTTGGGTGGTGACATGGAGCACACTCACTTGGTGAAGGGTCTGGattttgcactgctgcagaaggTGTGTGCAGATGATAATACATCAGTAGGGTTTTCCTTCTGAGTAGCAGTGTACTTGTCAGCGAGCTAAGCCATTGACTTCCAcccagagccgtcccttgggtatGGCAAATTGGGGCAAATGCCCCATGGTCCACgctttgagggggaggggaggcgaaTGGGGAGGTGAGGGGCAGGCGGGTGCGGGGAGAGGAAGAGCCCTCCTACCaaacctccctctgcccccagcacctcttgcccgTCGTTGGGCcccgccaatcagtgcctccccgaTGCTCTTAGCGCCTACAGCggatcagctgtttcacggcatcatgagatgctgggggagaggactGAGAGACAGCGTGCTCCGGAGaggaggcagaactgggcaggaaggggtgggggcggggccttggagaaggggtggagcgggggcagggccttggtggagccaggagggtggggagcaccccctggcagatAGGTGCTGAGTTTCTAATGTCCCACACCCCCCTAGGTACggccctgcctccacccctcagTGCAGTAAACAAatattatccccagtttacatgGGGAAACCAAGTCTCAAATTACTCAAGTCTACATAATGGCAGTGGctgaactgggactagaacccacgTCTCTTGCAATCCCTTGCTCCAGTCTAGCGAGTGGAGCACACAGGGAAATAGAATGGTCAGGTGCTACTGTGTACCCGTTCAACCTGTTTCTTGGTTGGAGTtgccctgtgtgatgctgggggaGCACTGGCTGGTCCACTGAAGGTGTTGGAGCCCAGGGGAAAGGGCTGGATGCCTCTCTTCTGATTACAATGAGCAGCTGTAGCAGGGTAGCATTTTGACAGCGTTTTCCCTTTTCGTCTGCCTTGTCATTCTGATCAGGTGCGTGCTGAAATTGCCAgcaaagagaaggaagaggaggagctgaTGGAGAAACCCCAGAAGGAAACCAAGTGAGTGTTGAAAGACTGAGCCCTCCTCTGAGCTCAGTGCAGACAGCtctgcaggggctggagcaggaatGGAAATGGCCATTCTTTTaatacttcattttcttttcagaaaagaTGAAGATcctgaaaataaaatagaattcaAGACTCGCTTGGGTATGAATGTGGCCACTTGGGTGTGTTACGCTGGTTGTGCAGAGAATAGGAAGGGGCTTGGTGCATGGCTGAGGATCATGCCCTGGGTTGGATGGAGAGGAAGCTTAGCAAATTGGTTGGGGAGTTGTGGAGGACTCAGTGGATTGGTGAGGGGCTGGCACATCGGTTGGGGCTCTCAGGAGAGAGGCTGTGAGTGAGATTCTGGAGCCTCTGAGCAGCAGGGATAGTTTAGCTCTTGCAATAGGAGTTTGGGTATTTGGGTTTCCTCTTCTCCTGAGCCACTTGGTTTTATGcttccctctcttccccaggTCGGAACATCTACCGCATACTGTTCAAGACTAAAGCATATGAGCGGAACGAGTTGTACCTGCCGGGGCGGATGGCCTACGTAGTGGATCTGGATGACGAGTACGCAGACACAGATATCCCAACCACCCTGATCCGGAGCAAAGCTGACTGCCCCACCATGGAGGTAACTGCCCAGGCCACTCCTAGTTCCCTTACTGCACTGTCTGACAGCACTGGCTCTAGCTCAGCAGGAGCATGGCTGCTCTGAGTCCTGCCTCATGGAGGGGCTGCAATTCTCAGGGCTTCTCTTTCTGGAGAATCATTCCTTCTCTCTGCGCTTTCTCTTCCAGGCACAGACCACACTGACCACAAATGACATTGTCATCAGCAAGCTGACTCAGATCCTCTCCTACCTGA
Proteins encoded:
- the IK gene encoding protein Red, with the translated sequence MPERDSEPFSNPLAPDGHEVDDSHSFSQSKLTNEDFRKLLMTPRAAPTSAPPSKSRHHEMPREYNEDEDPAARRRKKKSYYAKLRQQEIERERELAEKYRDRAKERRDGVNKDYEETELISTTANYRAVGPTAEADKSAAEKRRQLIQESKFLGGDMEHTHLVKGLDFALLQKVRAEIASKEKEEEELMEKPQKETKKDEDPENKIEFKTRLGRNIYRILFKTKAYERNELYLPGRMAYVVDLDDEYADTDIPTTLIRSKADCPTMEAQTTLTTNDIVISKLTQILSYLRQGTRNKKLKKKDKGKLDEKKPPEADMNIFEDIGDYVPSAVKVPREKERDRYRERERDRERERDRERERDRERERERERERERDREREREREEEKKRHSYFEKPKADDEPLDIDKGPGSAKELIKSINEKFAGAAGWEGAESLKKPEDKKQLGDFFGMSNSYAECYPATMDDMAVDSDEEVDYSKMDQGNKKGPLGRWDFDTQEEYSEYMNNKEALPKAAFQYGIKMSEGRKTRRFKETNDKAELDRQWKKISAIIEKRKKLEADGVEVKRPKY